In Candidatus Electrothrix scaldis, the genomic window AAAGCAACTCTTTAACATTCGGCAATCGCCAATCCGTATACCCCGCGACACCGCCACCAATGTTGACGGCTCCCGGACGCTGCAGGGCCTGCTGCCAAGTGAATGAACTTGGAGAACCATTTTCGCAATTATCGCCTGCAACTCCTTCCAGGCACTTTTTCCACATCAGGCCGGTTTTAAAATCAGTTACCGTGCCGTCTCTGTTATCGATAAACTGGCTATCCGGCGTGGAAGCCTGGATAACATCTGGTTTACAGGTCTGTTCACCATGAACAGTTGCTGCGGAGAACACGCAACAAAGCATCAGAAAAAATATTCTCATAGTCTATCACTCCTATCTGAAGGAAAAAGAAGATCATAGAAAAAATCACTGTCCGCCTCGAACAAGTCGCACTGCGTAACTTGAGCTACGATAGTTATCATACGACGATAAGCCGTTGGCAAAAGAAACGCACCAAGTGTAGTTTATATTGTATGCATA contains:
- a CDS encoding DUF1566 domain-containing protein, encoding MRIFFLMLCCVFSAATVHGEQTCKPDVIQASTPDSQFIDNRDGTVTDFKTGLMWKKCLEGVAGDNCENGSPSSFTWQQALQRPGAVNIGGGVAGYTDWRLPNVKELLSLVEEQCYNPAINLNRFPNTLIVSVWSASPCYEGYSAYSWTVSFLEGKAGNNKRNVNISSSGGSIAVRLVRDGR